The segment TCGGGGCGTTCCTGGAGCGCCTGGCGTCGGCCGACCCCACGCCGGGAGGCGGAGCGGCCGCGGCCCTGGCCGGGGCGCTGGCCGCCGCGCTGGGGGCCATGGTGGCCCGTCTCTCCGCGGGGAAGGGCGGGGACGATGACGCCTTCCTCCGCACCGCCCAGACCGCCGATCGGGCGCGCGATGTCCTGCTCGATCTGACCGCGCAGGATGCCGAGGCCTTCGAGGCGGTGATGCGGGCGCTGCGTCTGCCGCGCGCCACCGAGGAGCAGAAGCAGGCCCGCCAGGCCGCCGTGCAGGCCGCGCTGCCGCGGGCGGCGGAGGTACCTCTGCGGGTCATGGAGGAGACGATGCGGGTGTTTCGGTTGTTGCCCGACCTGGCCCGCACCGGCAACCCCAACGCGGTGAGCGACGTGGCCGTGGGTGCCCTGCTGGCCTACGCGGCCGTGCACGGGGCGCTCCACAACGTCCGGATCAACGCCGCCGCCATCAAGGACGCGACCCTGGCGGCGGGGCTCCAGGCCGACGCGGAGGCCCTGGGCCGGGAGGCGGCGCGCCTGCGCGACGAGGTCTGCGGGGCGCTGCGTGAGCGGCGATGACGGATCGGATCACGCTGGCCGGGATGCGGTTCTTCGCCTACCATGGCGTCCTCCCCGAGGAGCGCCGGCGCGGGCAGGAGTTCCTGGTGGACGTCGAGATGGCGGTGGACCTGCGCGCCGCCGGCCGGTCCGACGATCCGGCCCAGACGGTGGACTATCGCCGGGCCTATGAGGCGGCGAAGGCCGTCCTGGAAGGGCCGCCGCGACAGCTGCTGGAGACCCTCGCCGAGGAGATCGCCGAACGCCTCCTGGCCCTGGACCGTGTGGAGGCGGTCACGGTCCGGCTGCGCAAGCCTTCGGTCAGACTGGCCGGCCCGGTGGCATTCTCCGCGGTGGAGATTACCCGCCGGCGATGAGCGGTCGGGCCTTCCTCTCCCTGGGCGCCAATCTGGGAGACCGCAGGGAGGCGATCGCCAAGGCGCTGCGCACCCTGGAGGCGGGAGGGGTGACGGTCCTCCGGCGCTCCGCCTTCTACGATACGGCGCCGGTGGGACACACCCGGCAGCCGCGCTTCCTCAACCTCGTCGTGGAAGTGGACACGGCGCTGTCTCCGGAGGAGCTGCTGGAGCTCTGCCAGCGCATCGAGCGCTCGCTGGGCCGGGTGCGCACCGAGCGCTGGGGGCCGCGTCCCATCGACATCGATCTCCTCCTGTACGAGGGGGTGA is part of the Armatimonadota bacterium genome and harbors:
- a CDS encoding cyclodeaminase/cyclohydrolase family protein, with protein sequence MREMTIGAFLERLASADPTPGGGAAAALAGALAAALGAMVARLSAGKGGDDDAFLRTAQTADRARDVLLDLTAQDAEAFEAVMRALRLPRATEEQKQARQAAVQAALPRAAEVPLRVMEETMRVFRLLPDLARTGNPNAVSDVAVGALLAYAAVHGALHNVRINAAAIKDATLAAGLQADAEALGREAARLRDEVCGALRERR
- the folB gene encoding dihydroneopterin aldolase, which gives rise to MTDRITLAGMRFFAYHGVLPEERRRGQEFLVDVEMAVDLRAAGRSDDPAQTVDYRRAYEAAKAVLEGPPRQLLETLAEEIAERLLALDRVEAVTVRLRKPSVRLAGPVAFSAVEITRRR
- the folK gene encoding 2-amino-4-hydroxy-6-hydroxymethyldihydropteridine diphosphokinase → MSGRAFLSLGANLGDRREAIAKALRTLEAGGVTVLRRSAFYDTAPVGHTRQPRFLNLVVEVDTALSPEELLELCQRIERSLGRVRTERWGPRPIDIDLLLYEGVTRATPSLILPHPRMTERAFVLRPLLEIAPEATLPDGRPLRDFLDAVADQDAIRIP